Proteins encoded by one window of Manihot esculenta cultivar AM560-2 chromosome 10, M.esculenta_v8, whole genome shotgun sequence:
- the LOC110624519 gene encoding very-long-chain enoyl-CoA reductase — protein MASIIQNFLFPPPSNLLISAMSVVSAVSLANAGFSEIRGKHFQYSKFWNANAQDFSVTNKISLSSRNGMILLYTPAFLAGLVSFSLFPDEGLRFFFVESALTIHFFKRIFEVVFIHRYSGGMFLESAILISLSYFLSTATMICAQHLTQGYPDPSIDLTYPGIMLFLIGIIGNFYHHYLLSKLRSKNDKEYKVPKGGLFDLVICPHYLFEILGFWGVFCIAQTVYSFSFATGTTLYLMGRSYATRRWYLSKFEDFPKDVKALIPLVF, from the exons ATGGCGTCGATTATTCAGAATTTTTTGTTTCCACCTCCTTCGAATTTGTTGATTTCTGCGATGTCAGTTGTGAGCGCAGTGTCATTAGCAAATGCTGGGTTCTCAGAGATAAGAGGAAAGCACTTTCAATACTCAAAATTCTGGAACGCGAATGCTCAAGACTTCTCCGTCACTAACAAGATCAGTCTCTCCAGTAGAAACGGGATGATCTTGCTTTACACTCCTGCTTTTCTCGCTGGTCTTGTCTCCTTTTCACTTTTTCCTGATGAGGGTCTCAGGTTTTTCTTTGTCGAGTCTGCTCTTACCATTCATTTCTTCAAGAGAATATTTGAG GTGGTATTCATTCACAGATATAGTGGTGGGATGTTTCTTGAATCTGCAATCCTTATAAGTCTTAGTTATTTCTTATCTACTGCAACCATGATCTGTGCTCAGCACCTAACACAAGGATATCCTGACCCATCAATTGACTTGACTTATCCTGGAATTATGCTTTTTCTTATAGGAATCATTGGTAATTTCTATCATCACTACCTCCTTTCCAAGCTGAGAAGCAAGAATGATAAAGAGTATAAGGTTCCCAAGGGTGGTTTATTTGACCTAGTGATTTGTCCTCACTATCTGTTTGAGATTTTAGGGTTTTGGGGTGTTTTTTGCATTGCACAAACTGTGTATTCCTTTTCCTTTGCCACTGGAACCACACTGTACTTGATGGGAAGGAGTTATGCCACTAGGAGATGGTACCTTTCCAAGTTTGAAGACTTTCCAAAGGACGTCAAGGCTCTAATTCCATTGGTTTTCTGA